A window of the Polaribacter sp. HaHaR_3_91 genome harbors these coding sequences:
- a CDS encoding beta-ketoacyl-ACP synthase III — protein MTKITAAITAVGKYVPEYVLTNKELETMVDTNDEWITSRTGIKERRILKGEGLGTSYMAIKAAEELLQKSNVDPAEIDLIIIGTATPDLPIASTAAYVASEIGAVNAFGYDLQAACSSFLYGMSTAASYIESGRYKKVLLIGADKMSSIIDYKDRATCIIFGDGAGAALFEPNYEGLGLQDEYLRSDGIGRDFLRIEAGGSLMPTTKETVASDKHFVYQEGKTVFKYAVSNMADVAGKVLERNNLTEKNIQWLVAHQANKRIIEAIAKRVGVPSEKVMMNIQKYGNTTSATLPLLLADYESQLKKGDNLIFAAFGGGFTWGAAYVKWAYNS, from the coding sequence ATGACAAAAATCACTGCAGCAATTACAGCAGTAGGGAAGTATGTTCCTGAATATGTTCTAACTAATAAAGAGTTAGAGACCATGGTAGACACTAATGATGAATGGATTACCAGTAGAACAGGGATTAAAGAAAGAAGGATTTTAAAAGGAGAAGGTTTAGGTACTTCATACATGGCAATAAAAGCTGCGGAAGAATTATTACAAAAGTCAAACGTAGATCCTGCAGAAATAGATTTAATTATTATTGGTACTGCAACTCCAGATTTACCTATAGCATCTACAGCGGCTTATGTGGCATCAGAAATAGGAGCAGTAAATGCTTTTGGTTATGATTTGCAAGCAGCATGTTCTAGTTTTTTATATGGTATGTCTACAGCAGCTAGTTATATAGAGTCTGGTAGATATAAAAAAGTATTGTTAATAGGAGCAGATAAAATGTCTTCTATAATAGACTATAAAGATAGAGCTACTTGTATTATTTTTGGTGATGGAGCGGGAGCTGCTTTGTTTGAACCAAATTATGAAGGCTTAGGTCTGCAAGACGAGTACTTAAGAAGTGATGGTATAGGACGAGACTTCTTGAGAATAGAGGCAGGTGGTTCTTTAATGCCAACAACTAAAGAAACTGTTGCGTCAGATAAACACTTTGTATATCAAGAAGGAAAAACTGTTTTTAAATATGCAGTTTCTAATATGGCAGATGTTGCCGGAAAAGTATTAGAAAGAAATAATCTTACAGAAAAAAATATTCAATGGTTAGTAGCACACCAAGCTAATAAACGAATTATTGAAGCAATTGCTAAAAGAGTAGGGGTGCCATCAGAAAAAGTTATGATGAACATTCAAAAATACGGAAATACTACATCTGCAACTTTACCACTTTTACTAGCAGATTATGAAAGTCAATTAAAAAAAGGAGATAATTTAATTTTTGCGGCATTTGGTGGCGGTTTCACATGGGGAGCAGCTTACGTAAAATGGGCGTATAATTCATAA
- the accB gene encoding acetyl-CoA carboxylase biotin carboxyl carrier protein: MDIKEIQNLIKFVAKSGASEVKLEMEDVKITIRTGSGKTETTILQAAPMAGMPQVAQPVAAAPVTADTVVAESGDSKYITVKSPIIGTFYRKPSPDKPNFVEVGTDISVGDTVCVIEAMKLFNEIESEVSGKIVKILVDDSSPVEFDQPLFLVDPS, translated from the coding sequence ATGGATATTAAAGAGATTCAAAATCTTATAAAATTTGTAGCTAAATCTGGCGCTAGCGAGGTAAAGTTAGAAATGGAAGATGTAAAGATTACAATTAGAACTGGTTCTGGTAAAACAGAAACAACAATTTTACAAGCAGCTCCGATGGCTGGTATGCCTCAAGTTGCACAACCTGTTGCAGCAGCTCCTGTTACAGCAGATACAGTAGTAGCGGAAAGTGGTGATTCTAAATATATTACTGTAAAGTCTCCTATTATTGGAACTTTTTATAGAAAACCATCACCAGATAAGCCTAATTTTGTAGAAGTAGGAACAGATATTTCTGTAGGAGATACTGTTTGTGTTATTGAAGCAATGAAATTATTTAATGAAATAGAATCTGAAGTTTCAGGTAAGATCGTTAAAATATTAGTGGATGATTCTTCTCCTGTAGAATTTGATCAGCCATTATTCTTAGTAGACCCATCGTAA
- the accC gene encoding acetyl-CoA carboxylase biotin carboxylase subunit — protein sequence MFKKILIANRGEIALRVIRTCKEMGIKTVAVYSTADAESLHVRFADEAVCIGPAPSSESYLKMSNIIAAAEITNADAIHPGYGFLSENAKFARLCEEHNIKFIGATGDMIDQMGDKANAKSTMIAAGVPCVPGSEGVIEDFESCEKTAIETGYPVMLKASAGGGGKGMRAVWKPEDLKDAWDSARHESKAAFGNDDMYMEKLIEEPRHIEIQIVGDSYGKACHLSERDCSVQRRHQKLTEETPSPFMTDALRKKMGTAAVKAAEFIKYEGAGTVEFLVDKHRNFFFMEMNTRIQVEHPITEEVVNYDLIREQILVAAGVPISGKNYFPQMHSIECRINAEDPYNNFRPAPGKIATFHSPGGHGVRVDTHVYAGYMIPPNYDSMIAKLITTAQTREEAINKMKRALDEFVIEGVKTTIPFHRQLMDHPDYVAGNYTTKFMEDFEMK from the coding sequence ATGTTTAAAAAAATATTAATTGCCAATAGAGGGGAGATAGCACTTCGTGTTATTAGAACCTGTAAAGAAATGGGCATTAAAACTGTAGCAGTATATTCTACTGCGGATGCAGAAAGTTTGCACGTAAGATTTGCAGATGAAGCAGTTTGTATTGGTCCAGCACCAAGTTCTGAGTCTTACTTAAAAATGTCTAATATTATTGCAGCTGCAGAAATTACAAATGCAGATGCTATTCACCCTGGTTACGGATTTTTATCTGAAAATGCTAAGTTTGCTAGATTATGTGAAGAGCATAATATAAAATTTATTGGAGCAACAGGTGATATGATTGATCAAATGGGAGATAAAGCGAATGCTAAATCTACCATGATTGCTGCAGGTGTACCTTGTGTACCAGGAAGTGAAGGTGTTATTGAAGACTTTGAAAGTTGTGAAAAAACAGCTATAGAAACTGGTTATCCAGTAATGTTAAAAGCTTCTGCAGGAGGTGGGGGTAAAGGAATGCGTGCTGTTTGGAAGCCAGAAGATTTAAAAGATGCTTGGGATTCTGCAAGACATGAAAGTAAAGCAGCTTTTGGTAATGATGATATGTATATGGAGAAGCTTATTGAAGAGCCTAGACATATAGAGATTCAAATTGTTGGAGATTCTTACGGGAAAGCTTGTCATTTATCAGAAAGAGACTGTTCTGTGCAACGTCGTCATCAAAAGTTAACAGAGGAAACTCCTTCTCCTTTTATGACAGATGCTTTAAGAAAGAAAATGGGTACTGCAGCTGTAAAAGCAGCAGAGTTTATAAAGTATGAAGGTGCTGGAACTGTAGAATTTTTAGTAGATAAGCATAGAAACTTCTTCTTTATGGAGATGAATACTCGTATACAAGTAGAGCACCCTATTACGGAAGAAGTAGTAAATTACGATTTAATTAGAGAGCAAATTTTGGTAGCTGCAGGTGTACCAATTTCTGGAAAAAATTATTTTCCTCAAATGCACTCTATAGAATGTAGAATTAACGCAGAAGATCCGTATAACAACTTTAGGCCAGCTCCAGGAAAGATTGCAACTTTTCACTCTCCAGGAGGACATGGAGTAAGAGTAGATACTCATGTGTATGCAGGGTATATGATTCCACCAAATTACGACTCTATGATTGCGAAATTAATAACTACTGCTCAAACAAGAGAAGAAGCTATTAATAAAATGAAACGCGCATTAGATGAGTTTGTAATAGAAGGTGTTAAAACAACAATTCCTTTCCATAGACAATTAATGGATCATCCAGATTATGTTGCAGGAAACTATACAACTAAATTTATGGAAGATTTCGAAATGAAATAA
- a CDS encoding Lrp/AsnC family transcriptional regulator translates to MKIDGIDKKIIRSLVKDARVPILSIARDIGISGAAIHQRLRKLEKSKLIDGYQMKINPEALGYTTIAFVGVYLETTAVLSSIIKRLKEVREVVECHYTTGNFTIFIKVLCKDNEDLMCLLDTKIKVINGVTKFETFISLNHKIDRQVYV, encoded by the coding sequence ATGAAGATAGACGGTATTGATAAAAAAATTATAAGAAGTTTAGTAAAAGATGCAAGAGTACCTATTTTAAGTATTGCAAGAGATATTGGTATATCTGGAGCAGCAATTCATCAAAGGTTAAGAAAATTAGAGAAATCTAAATTAATCGATGGTTACCAAATGAAGATAAATCCAGAAGCTTTGGGGTATACTACAATTGCTTTTGTAGGTGTTTATTTAGAAACTACCGCAGTGTTATCATCAATTATAAAGAGGCTTAAAGAAGTTAGAGAAGTTGTAGAATGCCATTATACAACGGGTAATTTTACAATTTTTATAAAAGTATTATGTAAAGATAATGAAGACTTAATGTGTTTGTTAGATACTAAAATAAAAGTGATTAATGGTGTTACTAAGTTTGAAACATTCATTTCTCTCAATCATAAAATTGATAGACAGGTTTATGTATAG
- a CDS encoding response regulator, whose amino-acid sequence MNFLSILLVDDDEIERMKFKKVCNYNNCRSKVVEAKDGKQALRILNKAEHSFNIIIMDLHMPEMNGLDFLSNLKSNVKFRNIPIIVMSNSEDDTELKRCYDFGVSGFFTKPLQFSDYSKKVVSLLNYWKENKLIKE is encoded by the coding sequence ATGAACTTTCTCTCCATATTACTTGTTGATGATGATGAAATAGAAAGAATGAAGTTTAAAAAGGTGTGTAATTATAATAATTGCCGCTCTAAAGTAGTAGAAGCAAAAGATGGTAAACAAGCATTACGTATTTTAAATAAAGCAGAACATTCTTTTAATATTATTATTATGGATTTGCATATGCCGGAAATGAATGGGTTAGATTTTTTAAGTAATTTAAAATCTAATGTTAAATTTAGAAATATCCCTATAATAGTTATGTCTAATTCTGAAGATGATACAGAATTAAAAAGATGTTATGATTTTGGAGTTTCGGGCTTTTTTACAAAGCCGTTACAATTTTCTGATTATTCTAAAAAAGTAGTATCACTATTAAATTATTGGAAAGAGAATAAACTTATTAAAGAATAA
- a CDS encoding Hpt domain-containing protein, with translation MEEPNLSYIKDLSGGDKEFEESILIVLKNEFPEECLLFNKHYNNKEYSEAADKVHKIKHKISILGLKKGTELASKFEKDLKNNDTKLYTDFINVLNKIHVYLKVE, from the coding sequence ATGGAAGAACCTAATTTAAGTTATATAAAAGATCTTTCTGGAGGAGATAAAGAATTTGAAGAGAGTATTTTAATTGTTTTAAAAAATGAATTTCCAGAAGAATGTTTACTTTTTAATAAACATTATAATAATAAAGAGTACTCAGAAGCTGCAGACAAAGTACATAAGATAAAACATAAAATTAGTATTTTAGGATTAAAAAAAGGTACTGAATTAGCTTCTAAATTTGAAAAAGATTTAAAAAATAATGATACCAAATTATATACCGATTTTATAAATGTTTTAAACAAAATTCATGTATATTTAAAAGTCGAATAA
- a CDS encoding LytTR family DNA-binding domain-containing protein — translation MNCIVIDDDATARLIIKKLCADFKEVAVLEEFGSAIEAIKYLNSNEVDLIFLDIHMPTFSGFDFIQTLKSPPKIILTTSDKNFALQAFEYDCVVDYLVKPIAKTRFNKSLQKLASLEKAGSSKSVTNSSKEGSDFIYVSVERRLVKINIPSICFVEAKGDYISIRTDSKSYIVHSTLKKIEDKLPSSLFLRIHRSFIINISEIVDIEDNSVLIQKSVIPISRSNKSELMRRLNLL, via the coding sequence ATGAATTGTATAGTAATTGATGATGATGCAACAGCAAGACTGATTATTAAAAAGCTATGTGCCGATTTTAAGGAGGTTGCTGTTTTAGAGGAGTTTGGTTCTGCTATAGAGGCTATAAAATACCTTAACTCAAATGAAGTAGATTTAATATTTTTAGATATTCACATGCCTACATTTTCTGGTTTCGACTTTATTCAAACTTTAAAATCTCCACCAAAAATAATTTTAACAACATCAGATAAAAATTTCGCGCTTCAGGCATTTGAATATGACTGTGTAGTAGATTATCTTGTAAAGCCTATTGCTAAAACAAGGTTTAATAAGTCTTTGCAAAAATTAGCTAGTTTAGAAAAAGCAGGCAGTTCCAAGAGCGTAACTAATTCTTCAAAGGAAGGTTCTGATTTTATTTATGTAAGTGTAGAGAGAAGGCTTGTTAAAATTAATATTCCTAGTATTTGTTTTGTAGAGGCAAAAGGAGATTATATTAGCATTAGAACAGATAGTAAGAGCTATATAGTACATTCAACATTAAAAAAAATAGAAGATAAACTACCTTCTTCTTTATTTCTTAGAATACATAGGTCTTTTATTATTAATATTTCTGAGATTGTAGATATTGAGGATAACAGCGTACTTATTCAAAAAAGTGTAATACCAATTAGTAGATCTAATAAAAGTGAATTGATGAGAAGGTTGAATTTACTTTAA
- a CDS encoding type III pantothenate kinase, with translation MMNLIIDAGNTRVKAAVFEGDTILEVVFIDQKKILSEIKKILKKYKISQGILSSVSFISEKTLNKLQYLMQLTILSSSTNVPFVNLYKTPTTLGVDRIALVVGGVNEFPEKNTLIIDAGTCITFDFVNSKSEYLGGAISPGIKMRFDSLNHFTANLPLLQKDEVNSFIGRDTKESMNSGVVNGVVQEIDGVINQYKKKYMDLTVVLTGGDTKFLSKQLKSSIFAKKNFLLQGLNRILIFNIDK, from the coding sequence ATGATGAATTTAATAATTGATGCAGGTAATACAAGAGTTAAGGCTGCTGTGTTTGAGGGTGATACCATTTTAGAAGTGGTTTTTATTGACCAGAAAAAAATTTTATCAGAAATAAAAAAAATTTTAAAAAAATATAAAATTAGTCAAGGAATCTTGTCTTCGGTTAGTTTTATATCAGAAAAAACGTTGAATAAGCTTCAATATTTAATGCAATTGACGATTTTGTCCTCTTCGACGAATGTTCCTTTTGTTAATTTGTATAAAACACCAACAACTTTAGGAGTAGATAGAATTGCATTGGTTGTGGGGGGCGTAAATGAGTTTCCTGAAAAAAACACATTAATTATAGATGCTGGTACTTGTATTACTTTCGATTTTGTGAATAGTAAGTCAGAATACTTAGGTGGTGCAATTTCTCCGGGAATAAAAATGAGGTTTGATTCTTTAAATCATTTTACCGCAAATTTACCATTGCTGCAAAAAGATGAAGTGAATAGTTTTATTGGTCGTGACACCAAAGAAAGTATGAATTCTGGTGTTGTAAATGGAGTGGTTCAAGAAATTGATGGTGTAATTAATCAATATAAAAAGAAATATATGGATTTAACAGTCGTTTTAACAGGAGGAGACACAAAATTCTTGTCAAAGCAATTAAAAAGTAGCATATTTGCCAAGAAAAATTTTCTTCTTCAAGGATTAAATAGAATATTGATATTTAATATAGACAAATGA